TTGAATTTCTTGGAGATGCAATTCTCAATTTCTTAAGCGGTCATTTTTTGTACCAGTGGTTCCCTGAAAAACCTGAAGGCGAACTGACACCGTTGCGATCGAGCCTGACAGATGAGAAACAGCTTGCCGAATTTGCAATTGCTTTGAATTTGGGTGATCAGTTGCGCTTAGGCAAAGGGGCAGAACTCAACGGCGGACGGCATAATCCCAATCTGCTTAGCAGTGCGTTTGAAGCAATGATTGGTGCCTATTTTCTCGATGCCGACTCGGATATGGAAACCGTGCGAGCCTACGTCGAACCCCTGTTTGGGGCTGTGATCGATCGAGGGTCTACCGCAGCGCTGACCCTGAACTTCAAAAGTCAGTTTCAAGCCTGGGCACTGGCTGAAATCGGTGAAAACCCAGCGTACTCAACCATTGGGCAAACGGGTCCCGACCACGATCGCACCTTCACAGCTGAAGTTCGAGTTAAGGATCAAAAATATGGTGAAGGGCAAGGGCGGCGCAAGCAGGATGCTGAAAAAGCAGCAGCCAGAGATGCACTCGATCGGCTTGGGCTGATGGGGGAGGGGAAATAGGGGGCGAGGTCGGGGATCTGCTCAGACTGGCGCAACCTGCAAACTCCGATTCATTCGTTTAGTCAAATTTGAAATACTCTAACTCTCTGTACTCCTCATGGTCAGGGAAAGGATAAACGCGCAGCGGCTGGGTTAGGGCAATGTTGAGCTTGCGGTAGAACATGGGATGAACGACGCAGTAATCGGTCACCAGTAGGGGCAAGCGATCGGCACGGTTATACTCAAAATCTGCTTCGACAAAGCCTGCCTTCTCGTTAACGCTCCGCACTCGCCCCAAGATGCCCAGTTCAGCGACCAACTGCCGAAATGCCAGCGGCGAATATTCTCCAGGCGACCATTCTGAGGCAGTCAGTGGAGCGCGTTTATCGAGTTCGTTGCCCTTAAAGATCATGGGCAAGCCAGACAGAGCCTCCACAATTCTGCCAACTTTTGGATAGACGGAACTGTAGGAGTTAAACACTTCGTCTGCGAGGGCGGTCGTGCCCTGAACTACTGCATCTCTGATCGTTTCGGACTGTAACTGCGGAAAGCTTGTTTCCCGAATCGCCCGCTCTGCGATCGCATTACACAGCACAATTAGCTGACGTGGACGCATTTGAGTGTGGCGCAGCACATAGGGAAAGGTTAGCTCAATTAAATTCTGACAATTGTGCAAACTCTCGCCAAAGTAGGGATGCCACATATTCTTCAGCACGTTGCTGTAGTCGTCCCAGTTAATCCCGATCGATTCTTTTGAGAGTTGCCCGCTTGCTTGCAAATAGTGATAAAACCGCCAGCTAATTAGGCGCATCAAGTCTTTGGGTCGCCAGTGCAGATAGAGTTCATTGCGGACAAACTTGAGCGTATTGAGAACAACTTCTTCTTTGATATAGGGAAAGGCTTCCGCCATGACAAAGATCTTCAGGTGAATGCCCTGCCGCGCATATTCGCGGTTAAAGTTGCTGCCGCATTGAATTAGGGCTGCTGTAGCTCGCATCATGCCTTCATCGTGAATGGCGTAGTTTTCCAGCGTATCGATCGCCACAATCACGGGTTCTCTTCTTGCCAGTTCTAAAACGGCTGCTCTGCCTGCCTGAATTCGATCGTCAGCAAAAATGGTTTCTAGCTCATCGAGTAGATCATCTTCGGCTTCAACAACGCGATTAAGCAGGGCTTTGAGGATATGTCGAATAAAATTTGTGAGCTTGCCCGATTTGTCACCAAAAATGCAGGCGGTGCGAATTTGCACATCTCGATTTTGCAGTTGTCGAAAGATAACCGACCAGATAATAAATTCCCATACTTTTGCAATGCGAGGAATTGCCACTTCCCGCGAATGTACAGACATTACTGCAATCTTTTCGAGGACTTGCTCAAAAGCAGCGGGTTCATCGACATCGATCGCCGTTGCATGGCGCAGACGTTTTTGAAAGGAGAAGAACTGCGAGAGGGCTGTTTTGCCAGAACCCCGCCGACCCACAATCAAAAAAACAGAAGGATCGAGGGCAAGATGGTTGAAATGGGTGTGATAAAAGAAATACTCGCTGTATGTTTCTTTTAGTAGTTTGACTTCCGATTCACAGTCAGCTTCACCAAATGGGCGCGTGAGAGCAGCAAGCTTCCGATTCATTCGCAGCATTCCCTAAGCAGTGATGATTGAGATCTAGCCCTTTCTCATTTTCAAGACTGGAAGATCAAATCCGCAATTCCTGCGGAGGGTACTTCATCTTCTGGTCATACTTTGAACAAAGTGGCTAAATCTTAAGCAAAAGACGCTGTTGGGCTGGAACTTGGTCCCAATTGCTCAATATTCGGTCTAATTCGGTTTTAATGCTTCCAGAGCGCGATCCCACCCAGCAAGCCAGAAATATTGGGGACGATTTTCACGTTCTTCGGTAGAGTAAGGTCAATTTTCTTAGTATTGCCGCCGCCGAGGTAAAGCAGGTCGTAATTGAAGAACCGATCGAGCGTGTTGATTGCCTTTTCGAGCCGTTGATTCCAGCGCTTCTTGCCCACTTCATCTAAAGCCGCTCTGCCAAGTTGTTCTTCGTAAGTTTCGCCCTTCCGGAACGGGTGATGCCCTAACTCCAAATTGGGCACCAGCAGACCATCTAGAAACAGGGCTGAACCCACACCTGTACCCAGCGTCACGACCAGTTCAACTCCATGCCCTGCCACTGCCCCTAAACCCTGCATATCAGCATCATTGATTACTCTCGTCGGTTTGCCCAAGCGCTGCAACAGTGCCGTTGCCAGATCAAAGCCAATCCAGCTTGCATCCAAATTTGCCGCTGTACAGGTCACACCTTGACGAATCACACCCGGAAAGCCAACCGAAACCCGATCGAACGATTTCCCTTCTGTCAAACCCTGGATTGCTTCTAGAACAGCTTGAGGCGTTGCGGGCTGTGGCGTATCTACCCGATCGCGTTCTGTTAGCGGCTCACCTGCCTCATCAAGAACCATCACCTTGACACCGCTGCCGCCAATATCAATCGCCAGGGTTTGTAGCGGCTGCCCGCCATTCGAGCTTTCTTCAAGATCACAGGCGATTGCTTTTTCGGGCTGATGGTTCTCTAGCATGGTCATCGATGCTTCTCCAAATGGCGGTTGCTGAATCGAAGTAACCTGAATTTCAATCGAATCAAAACGATTATCTGCGGTTGAATTAAGTTGCGCTATGATTCTTTGGCATGATTTTAGCAATGGGGTTGCAATTAAACTTGGATGCGTCTTGAAACGCCAACAACACGCTTGCTCAAACGGGTGCAGTCCTGGCAAAAGGCGATCGTGTCACATTTGGCTGTATCTTCTGCATTTGAGGCTGCGGCAATCGATCGCACTACCCAAAACTTCATTTTAGTCATCCTGGTTTTTTATCTCAGTGAACAGCGAGGCATCTGGTTCAGCGATAGATTACCGGAACTGGCAAGAAGCGATCGACTCCATCTTCGGTTACTGGCGCTGTGGCAAGACTGGCAAACTCACTTCAAGCAAGATATCGGGTTCGATTTATCCCCCGCCGCAACCTTGCCCGATTCCCTCATTCGCTCCATCCTGGAGGACTTGTATCAGCCTGATCCAGCGCAATTTTCAGCCCTTTCCAGTGCAGTGTTAGGTCAGGTATATGAAGCAATGCTGGGTGGTTCTATTTCAACCCAAAGCAGCCTTCATCGGCGTTACCCTCCGCAAAAAGCAGGCGGCATTTACTACACCCCCTCCCCGATCGTGCAATTTATGGTGGAACAAACGATCGGTGCTTCACTGCAATCTTCTCCCGGCTCACCCCTCTGGATTGTGGATCCGGCTTGTGGCAGCGGCGCGTTTCTGTCAGCGGTCTATCAATTTCTGCTCAATCATTGGCAAGATCATCCAACCCAATTTCCTGGCGAATTCTCCCAATTATCACCTCATCAAAAACAGGGACAGTTAAGCCCGATCGACCGACAACAAATTCTTTTGAACTGCATTTATGGCGTTGACCTTGACCCACAAGCTGTCACAGTGACAAAACTCACACTCTGGCTCAAGTTGTTAGAAGAAACTCCTGAACCGATGAGTCAGGCATTACCGGATTTGAACCAGAATCTACAGGTGGGGAATGCCCTGATTGGTACAGATTGTCGTGATTTTCCTGCGCCAGTTTATCCCCTCGATTGGGAAATGGCATTTCCAAAAATTATGCGATCGGGTGGGTTTGATGTGGTGCTTGGCAATCCCCCTTATCTGGACTCCGAATGGATGACAACCCATCTTCCAGCATGGCGACGCTATTGCAACAGTCACTATCGCACGGCAACCGGAAACTGGGATTTGTTTTGCGTGTTTATTGAGAAAACGCTGACCCTTTGCCGAGCAGGTGGAATGCTCAGTTTCGTTGTGCCAAACAAACTCACTTCAGCAGACTACGCAGCCCAGACTCGATCGCTCCTGCTTCAGGAAACTCATCTCCAGATCATTCGCGACTATGCCC
The Trichocoleus sp. DNA segment above includes these coding regions:
- the rnc gene encoding ribonuclease III, whose product is MSNILDLPSFRNFSLFQQAMTHRSYVNEHPATGEHNERLEFLGDAILNFLSGHFLYQWFPEKPEGELTPLRSSLTDEKQLAEFAIALNLGDQLRLGKGAELNGGRHNPNLLSSAFEAMIGAYFLDADSDMETVRAYVEPLFGAVIDRGSTAALTLNFKSQFQAWALAEIGENPAYSTIGQTGPDHDRTFTAEVRVKDQKYGEGQGRRKQDAEKAAARDALDRLGLMGEGK
- a CDS encoding ROK family protein; the encoded protein is MTMLENHQPEKAIACDLEESSNGGQPLQTLAIDIGGSGVKVMVLDEAGEPLTERDRVDTPQPATPQAVLEAIQGLTEGKSFDRVSVGFPGVIRQGVTCTAANLDASWIGFDLATALLQRLGKPTRVINDADMQGLGAVAGHGVELVVTLGTGVGSALFLDGLLVPNLELGHHPFRKGETYEEQLGRAALDEVGKKRWNQRLEKAINTLDRFFNYDLLYLGGGNTKKIDLTLPKNVKIVPNISGLLGGIALWKH
- a CDS encoding N-6 DNA methylase, with product MRLETPTTRLLKRVQSWQKAIVSHLAVSSAFEAAAIDRTTQNFILVILVFYLSEQRGIWFSDRLPELARSDRLHLRLLALWQDWQTHFKQDIGFDLSPAATLPDSLIRSILEDLYQPDPAQFSALSSAVLGQVYEAMLGGSISTQSSLHRRYPPQKAGGIYYTPSPIVQFMVEQTIGASLQSSPGSPLWIVDPACGSGAFLSAVYQFLLNHWQDHPTQFPGEFSQLSPHQKQGQLSPIDRQQILLNCIYGVDLDPQAVTVTKLTLWLKLLEETPEPMSQALPDLNQNLQVGNALIGTDCRDFPAPVYPLDWEMAFPKIMRSGGFDVVLGNPPYLDSEWMTTHLPAWRRYCNSHYRTATGNWDLFCVFIEKTLTLCRAGGMLSFVVPNKLTSADYAAQTRSLLLQETHLQIIRDYAQVPVFAASVYPLVYVAKHVPAPTRLQVRCEVMQDLVQVERSGWLTFDFSDSSNSSNVQTTRPWQISVFEQQAALLQRLSETFPLLGSIAPVYGAATVAEAYALQPWIQNCEAPALGDWRLVNSGTIDRYSIRWGQKPTRYLGQSYLHPIIPVVNQQQLSLRRQTQATEPKIIVSGMSRCLKCTLDATGNLLAGKSTCIVLSALANSGLDLHYLLGLLNSKLLSFYFVHRFEGNRLQGGYFRVGTLQVRQLPIAIPDLMNLEQQKYYQKIISLVKNLNKQKGIELSQQQILFTTPQQEPKLTTDHLDREIDRLVYKLYRVTDEEAVAIEQAQSSRDSQRQT